A genome region from Akkermansiaceae bacterium includes the following:
- a CDS encoding DUF4190 domain-containing protein, with translation MGIFIQHKGKQTGPFSQQEIQAGLAGGLYQPSDLVWAEGMDGWIPLSQASHLLGGPPQLQAGPAAGLPAVNSGLAITSMVLGISSFLCGITAIPAVICGHLSLGKIKRSQGQLTGGGFAIAGLITGYLGVFVFIAMMAGLTAPMVIRQKKKAEQTMAIANAKQIYYALAEFEVDYGSLPNATTAAPVAEDAGEEAATSSSSNARFRQLFHAEITASEDMFYAKSAGSRKPDGIISGDSALSPGECGFGYIENIEKLLGPTRPLAMTPFKPGSDEFDPMPFDGKAVVLFTDGSVQVLSINRSNGQAILDGQNLLDPNHPVWGGTPPSLLLPE, from the coding sequence ATGGGAATTTTCATCCAGCACAAAGGCAAGCAGACCGGCCCGTTTTCGCAGCAGGAAATCCAGGCAGGCCTCGCCGGCGGCCTCTACCAGCCATCGGATCTCGTCTGGGCAGAGGGCATGGATGGCTGGATCCCCCTTTCCCAGGCAAGCCACCTCCTTGGCGGCCCGCCCCAGCTCCAGGCGGGACCAGCTGCCGGACTACCTGCGGTAAATTCCGGGCTCGCCATCACCAGCATGGTGCTCGGGATTTCTTCGTTTTTGTGCGGCATCACCGCCATACCCGCGGTCATCTGCGGGCACCTCTCACTCGGCAAAATCAAGCGGTCCCAAGGACAGCTTACCGGTGGTGGCTTCGCAATCGCGGGGCTCATCACGGGATATCTGGGAGTCTTTGTTTTTATCGCCATGATGGCAGGGCTCACCGCGCCGATGGTGATCCGCCAGAAGAAAAAAGCGGAGCAAACCATGGCGATCGCGAATGCAAAGCAGATTTACTACGCCCTGGCCGAGTTCGAGGTGGATTACGGAAGCCTACCCAACGCCACCACGGCGGCACCCGTAGCCGAGGATGCTGGTGAAGAAGCGGCAACCAGTTCTTCGTCAAACGCGAGGTTTCGCCAACTCTTCCACGCAGAGATCACTGCAAGCGAAGATATGTTTTACGCAAAGTCCGCTGGAAGCCGTAAACCCGACGGAATCATCTCCGGCGACAGCGCCCTGTCCCCCGGAGAATGCGGCTTCGGATACATCGAGAATATCGAAAAACTGCTCGGCCCCACACGCCCCCTCGCCATGACTCCCTTCAAGCCCGGCAGCGACGAGTTTGATCCCATGCCCTTCGATGGAAAAGCGGTCGTCCTTTTCACAGACGGCTCCGTGCAAGTCCTCTCCATCAACCGCAGCAATGGCCAGGCTATTCTCGACGGTCAGAACCTGCTGGATCCAAACCACCCGGTCTGGGGCGGCACCCCACCTTCCCTGCTGCTTCCGGAGTAG
- a CDS encoding transglutaminase family protein yields the protein MSIHVALHHRTSYEYDKAVEHGPHVVRLRPAAHSKTRVLSYSLKIGPGDHFINWQQDPQGNYLARLVFNEPMPRLDVEVDLVVEMAVHNPFDFFLEEKAEKYPFTYEADVAKELAPYLEVEDAGRRMNHCINYFRKKTGRTIDVLVELNAAAQKAVEYKIRMEPGVQTPEETLEKGSGSCRDSAWMLVNVLRGMGLAARFVSGYLIQLKADVESLDGPSGSEVDFTDLHAWTEVYLPGAGWIGLDPTSGLLAGEGHLPLACSPRPGSAAAVSGGTAPCESTMEHEMSVKRIYESPRTTLPYTDDQWERINALGHDIDLEMKAMDVRLTMGGEPTFISMDDFDGAEWNTAAQGPTKRKLSDKLIKKLHGHFAPGGLLFYGQGKWYPGEELPRWSLCCYWRKDGVPIWENVSLIADESKDYGHGPVEAERFGKALAAGFGVDEKFLMNAYEDAFYYMWRERRMPSNVDPLKSNLKNKLERDRLARLFDTGLNTVTGHVLPLKKKEVGGVRKWISGSWFLREETLFLLPGDSAMGYRLPLDSLPWVKKEEYPWTIPQDPTADYAPLPSRDAVMQIRGDGNARMAASKASQDAEAAMPNPAHDDLRATLSEAEAALLREPGQQESASWITRAALCIEPRNGRLHIFLPPVDTTEDFLELVAVIEKVARDLEMPVILEGTPPSFDPRLEVVKVTPDPGVIEVNLQPAASWEALVRNTTVLYEEARLCRLVTEKFMVDGRHTGTGGGNHIIIGGETPSDSPILRRPDLLRSMITFWNHHPSLSYLFSGLFIGPTSQAPRIDEGRNDSIHELEVAFRTLEGDGNAVPWKVDRAFRNLLIDATGNTHRAEFCIDKLYSPDTATGRLGLLEMRGFEMPPHSRMSLAQHLVLRGLVARFWKEPYEKPLVRWDSEIHDRWMLPHFIWQDFNEVLADLRRHGYEVDPAWFDPHLEFRFPRIGDLTQFGIEMELRHAIEPWHVLGEEGAAGGAVRYVDSSVERMEIKVKGMTGERHIVTCNGYRVPLHSTGTHGEFVAGVRYRAWQPPNCLHPTIPVHTPLVFDLVDTWNDASVAGCTYHASHPGGLSHEDFPVNSFEAESRRLARFFRHGHTGGKVTVMEPKPSPDFPFTLDLRMMPDKV from the coding sequence ATGTCCATCCATGTCGCGCTGCACCACCGAACGAGCTACGAATACGACAAGGCCGTCGAGCACGGGCCGCATGTCGTGAGGCTCCGCCCCGCCGCTCACTCGAAAACACGGGTGCTCTCCTACTCGCTCAAGATCGGGCCGGGAGACCATTTCATCAACTGGCAGCAGGATCCCCAAGGCAACTACCTTGCTCGGCTCGTATTCAACGAGCCGATGCCGAGGCTGGATGTGGAGGTGGATCTCGTCGTTGAGATGGCGGTGCACAATCCCTTCGATTTCTTCCTGGAGGAGAAGGCCGAGAAGTATCCGTTCACCTACGAAGCGGATGTCGCCAAGGAGCTCGCACCCTATCTGGAGGTCGAGGATGCGGGGCGGCGGATGAACCATTGCATCAATTATTTCCGGAAGAAAACCGGCCGCACCATCGACGTGCTGGTGGAGCTCAACGCCGCCGCGCAGAAGGCGGTGGAATACAAGATACGGATGGAACCCGGCGTGCAGACACCGGAGGAGACCCTGGAAAAAGGCTCCGGCTCCTGCCGCGATTCCGCGTGGATGCTGGTCAATGTCCTGCGTGGCATGGGACTCGCGGCGCGCTTCGTCTCCGGCTACCTGATCCAGCTCAAGGCCGATGTCGAAAGCCTCGACGGGCCGAGCGGATCGGAGGTGGATTTCACCGATCTCCACGCCTGGACGGAGGTCTATCTGCCCGGTGCCGGATGGATAGGCCTCGATCCGACATCCGGGCTTCTGGCCGGTGAGGGCCATCTGCCGCTGGCATGCTCGCCGCGCCCCGGCAGCGCCGCTGCGGTCTCCGGCGGCACCGCGCCATGCGAATCCACCATGGAGCACGAGATGAGCGTGAAGCGCATCTACGAGTCCCCGCGCACCACGCTTCCCTATACTGATGACCAGTGGGAACGCATCAACGCCCTCGGCCACGACATCGACCTGGAGATGAAAGCCATGGACGTGCGACTCACCATGGGCGGCGAGCCGACCTTCATTTCCATGGACGACTTCGACGGTGCGGAGTGGAACACCGCCGCACAGGGGCCGACGAAACGCAAGCTCTCCGACAAGCTCATCAAGAAACTCCACGGCCACTTCGCGCCCGGCGGGCTTTTGTTTTACGGACAGGGGAAATGGTATCCCGGCGAGGAACTGCCGCGCTGGAGCCTCTGCTGCTATTGGCGCAAGGATGGCGTGCCCATCTGGGAAAATGTTTCCCTCATCGCCGACGAATCGAAGGACTACGGCCACGGCCCGGTGGAGGCGGAGCGTTTCGGCAAGGCGCTGGCGGCGGGCTTCGGGGTGGATGAAAAATTTCTGATGAATGCCTACGAGGACGCGTTTTACTACATGTGGCGCGAGCGGCGGATGCCAAGCAATGTTGATCCGCTGAAATCGAATTTGAAGAACAAGCTGGAGCGTGACCGACTGGCTCGCCTTTTCGATACCGGGCTGAATACTGTCACCGGCCATGTTCTACCACTGAAAAAGAAGGAAGTCGGTGGTGTGAGAAAGTGGATCAGCGGATCATGGTTTCTGCGTGAGGAGACGCTTTTCCTGCTGCCCGGAGACTCCGCGATGGGCTACCGCCTCCCGCTCGACTCCCTGCCATGGGTGAAAAAGGAGGAGTATCCGTGGACCATCCCGCAAGATCCCACGGCGGACTACGCCCCGTTGCCGTCGCGCGATGCGGTGATGCAGATCCGTGGTGATGGCAATGCGCGCATGGCCGCATCGAAAGCCTCGCAGGATGCAGAAGCGGCGATGCCGAACCCCGCCCACGACGATCTCCGCGCCACTCTCTCCGAAGCGGAGGCCGCACTCCTCCGCGAGCCAGGGCAACAGGAAAGCGCAAGCTGGATCACCCGCGCCGCGCTCTGTATTGAGCCGCGCAACGGCAGGCTGCACATTTTCCTGCCGCCTGTGGATACTACCGAGGATTTCCTGGAATTGGTCGCCGTGATCGAAAAGGTTGCGCGGGATCTGGAGATGCCGGTGATTTTGGAAGGCACGCCGCCATCGTTTGACCCGAGGCTGGAGGTGGTGAAAGTCACGCCAGACCCAGGTGTGATCGAGGTGAACCTGCAGCCCGCCGCAAGCTGGGAGGCTCTTGTTAGAAATACCACCGTCCTTTACGAAGAGGCGCGCCTGTGTCGTCTTGTGACGGAGAAATTCATGGTCGATGGCCGCCACACCGGCACCGGCGGCGGCAACCACATCATCATCGGCGGCGAGACGCCATCCGACAGCCCCATTCTGCGCAGGCCGGATCTGCTGCGGAGCATGATCACCTTCTGGAACCACCATCCATCCCTAAGCTACCTTTTCTCGGGGCTTTTCATCGGCCCAACCTCGCAGGCTCCTCGCATTGATGAGGGCAGGAATGATTCGATCCATGAGTTGGAGGTCGCGTTCCGGACTCTGGAGGGCGATGGGAATGCGGTGCCATGGAAGGTTGACCGCGCGTTCCGCAACCTGCTTATCGATGCGACCGGAAACACCCACCGCGCGGAATTCTGCATCGACAAGCTATACTCGCCGGACACCGCGACGGGACGGCTGGGCCTGCTGGAAATGCGCGGCTTTGAGATGCCGCCGCACTCACGCATGAGCCTTGCGCAGCATCTGGTGCTACGCGGATTGGTTGCGCGGTTCTGGAAAGAGCCTTACGAAAAACCCTTGGTCCGCTGGGACAGCGAGATTCACGACCGCTGGATGCTGCCGCATTTCATCTGGCAGGATTTCAACGAGGTTCTGGCCGATCTCCGCAGACATGGATACGAGGTCGATCCCGCGTGGTTTGATCCGCACCTTGAGTTCCGTTTCCCGCGGATCGGTGATCTGACACAGTTCGGGATCGAGATGGAGCTACGTCATGCCATCGAGCCATGGCATGTGCTAGGCGAGGAAGGTGCGGCGGGCGGCGCTGTTAGATATGTTGATTCCTCGGTGGAGCGGATGGAGATCAAGGTCAAGGGCATGACAGGGGAGCGGCATATCGTCACGTGCAATGGCTACCGCGTGCCTCTGCATTCCACCGGAACACATGGCGAGTTTGTCGCCGGAGTCCGCTACCGCGCCTGGCAGCCGCCGAACTGCCTGCACCCGACCATCCCCGTCCATACGCCGCTGGTTTTCGACCTCGTGGATACTTGGAACGATGCCTCGGTGGCGGGTTGCACCTACCACGCCTCCCATCCGGGCGGCCTCAGCCATGAGGATTTTCCGGTGAACTCCTTCGAGGCGGAATCACGGCGTCTAGCACGCTTTTTCCGACATGGACACACCGGAGGGAAAGTCACCGTCATGGAGCCGAAGCCCAGCCCGGATTTCCCCTTCACGCTGGATCTGCGGATGATGCCGGACAAGGTGTGA
- a CDS encoding KH domain-containing protein, with translation MNTVTDRLRNFLQFVAVKLIDNPSQAQLKVAELGPKRLRFKLVMAQEDVAMLIGRNGFTASAIRSVLNAAAEKEGVKVNLQIHSHEEEAEFLAREG, from the coding sequence ATGAATACGGTGACGGATCGGTTGAGGAATTTCTTGCAGTTCGTGGCTGTCAAACTCATCGACAACCCATCCCAGGCGCAGCTCAAGGTTGCGGAACTGGGGCCGAAGCGTTTGCGCTTCAAGCTGGTGATGGCTCAGGAGGATGTGGCGATGCTCATCGGCCGCAACGGCTTCACGGCATCGGCGATCCGCAGCGTCCTGAACGCGGCGGCAGAGAAGGAGGGGGTGAAGGTGAACCTCCAGATCCACTCCCACGAGGAGGAGGCGGAATTCCTGGCCCGCGAAGGCTGA
- a CDS encoding c-type cytochrome: MMLRKFILAAALCGYAHAELVATFTQGDSKDVRMDRLPAVSVAAGTAPSAFLDAGAFAVEWTGEIVLKERRRLYFSFEGKGKAVLNIAGEEVLASEGELAEQKSKRLRLNPGSHAVSIRYESAEDGSGQFRLYWEEEEMPRQTIPPEAFAVEPTEEAKLGGIERRGRMAFTQQNCAKCHAPEAGFGASPMPETGEIAPILAGLGDRVSEKWLRDWIADPKALKPTTHMPRMVDPGTPEGLQQAADLAAFLMAQKTGAEAAPAPDPALAKDGGAHFHELGCVACHFPAGEAAADDGTGRVPLNNVASKFQPGELVAFLKKPEAYHPFTGMPNFQLSDAEATSLAAFLRAESEGKETKTGYVFPKGDATRGAAVSESLQCGTCHPGLPGGVPKTPSLDAVFKADWARKGCIAESDKRPVLPVPNLREGEREALVAFSKKGHAALMKDCSAEFAERQIDAKRCTACHSMDGEAALLSSLHGTTAGLAAHIEGLDERVDQSRPQLTFIGEMLYTSYIEAMLAGTAKPRPRPWLGTRMPAFSAYAKPFSEGLSRMHGFEPFGPVKVEVDKELAEIGKGLVGADGFGCTTCHGIGDQAPTAAFEVGAVNFSLTPERLREGYYHRWMDNPAAVVPGSKMPRYAEGNESQRGDILDGDARKQYEAIWQWLHSQ; this comes from the coding sequence ATGATGCTCCGGAAATTCATCCTCGCCGCCGCCCTGTGCGGTTACGCCCATGCGGAACTGGTAGCCACCTTCACACAGGGCGATTCGAAGGATGTGCGGATGGACAGGCTGCCCGCCGTCTCGGTGGCGGCCGGGACGGCTCCATCCGCATTCCTCGATGCGGGGGCCTTCGCGGTGGAGTGGACGGGCGAGATCGTTTTGAAAGAGCGGCGCAGGCTGTATTTTTCCTTCGAAGGGAAGGGCAAGGCCGTGCTGAACATCGCCGGTGAGGAGGTGCTCGCCAGTGAGGGGGAGCTGGCGGAGCAAAAATCGAAAAGGCTGCGGCTCAATCCGGGCTCCCATGCCGTTTCCATCCGCTATGAAAGCGCTGAGGATGGCAGCGGGCAGTTCCGGCTTTATTGGGAGGAGGAGGAAATGCCGCGCCAGACGATCCCGCCGGAGGCCTTTGCGGTGGAGCCGACGGAGGAGGCGAAGCTCGGGGGAATCGAGCGGCGCGGAAGGATGGCTTTCACCCAGCAGAATTGCGCGAAGTGCCATGCTCCGGAGGCCGGTTTCGGTGCGTCGCCAATGCCTGAGACGGGCGAGATCGCGCCGATTTTGGCGGGGCTGGGTGACAGGGTTTCGGAAAAATGGCTGAGGGATTGGATCGCGGATCCGAAGGCGCTGAAGCCGACCACGCACATGCCGCGCATGGTCGATCCGGGGACGCCCGAGGGCTTGCAGCAGGCGGCGGATCTTGCCGCTTTCCTGATGGCGCAGAAGACAGGCGCGGAGGCGGCACCGGCCCCCGATCCGGCGCTGGCGAAGGATGGCGGTGCGCACTTCCATGAGCTCGGCTGCGTGGCCTGCCATTTCCCGGCGGGCGAGGCAGCAGCGGACGATGGCACAGGTCGTGTGCCGCTCAACAATGTGGCATCCAAATTCCAGCCCGGCGAACTGGTGGCCTTCCTGAAAAAACCGGAGGCTTACCATCCCTTCACGGGGATGCCGAATTTCCAGCTCTCCGATGCGGAGGCGACCTCGCTGGCTGCGTTCCTGCGGGCGGAATCCGAAGGCAAGGAAACGAAAACCGGTTACGTCTTTCCGAAAGGCGATGCAACACGCGGTGCGGCGGTTTCCGAAAGTTTGCAATGCGGCACCTGCCATCCGGGTTTGCCGGGCGGTGTCCCGAAAACCCCGTCTCTTGATGCGGTGTTCAAGGCGGACTGGGCGCGGAAGGGATGCATCGCGGAGTCCGACAAACGGCCGGTGCTGCCGGTGCCGAACCTGCGCGAAGGCGAGCGCGAGGCCTTGGTTGCGTTTTCAAAAAAAGGCCATGCGGCCCTGATGAAGGACTGTAGCGCGGAGTTCGCGGAGCGGCAGATCGATGCGAAACGCTGCACCGCCTGCCATTCGATGGATGGGGAGGCGGCGCTGCTCAGTTCCCTCCATGGCACCACCGCCGGGCTGGCCGCGCATATCGAGGGTCTTGACGAGCGGGTGGATCAGAGCAGGCCGCAGCTCACCTTCATCGGGGAAATGCTCTACACAAGTTACATCGAGGCGATGCTGGCCGGAACCGCCAAACCCCGCCCGAGACCATGGCTCGGGACGCGCATGCCCGCGTTTTCCGCATATGCGAAACCGTTTTCCGAAGGGCTTAGCCGAATGCACGGCTTCGAGCCATTTGGGCCGGTGAAAGTGGAGGTGGACAAGGAACTTGCGGAGATCGGCAAGGGCTTGGTCGGGGCGGATGGCTTCGGCTGCACCACATGCCATGGCATCGGCGACCAGGCGCCGACGGCGGCCTTCGAGGTCGGTGCGGTGAATTTCAGCCTCACCCCGGAGCGGCTGCGCGAGGGTTATTATCATCGCTGGATGGACAATCCTGCGGCCGTAGTGCCGGGGAGCAAGATGCCACGCTACGCGGAGGGCAACGAATCCCAGCGCGGCGACATCCTCGATGGCGATGCCCGCAAGCAATACGAGGCGATCTGGCAGTGGCTTCACTCGCAGTGA
- a CDS encoding GNAT family N-acetyltransferase, with translation MIDMLVRLYDLPDSGELYRSVASQGITLRRARAFETHTLEKFARENFSEKWASEIGVALTRQPVSCWIATREKRILGFSCYETTHRGFFGPTGVIESARGTGLGKALLFKALESLSDIGYAYGIIGGVGPREFYAKNCGAIEIPGSDPGVYADILP, from the coding sequence ATGATCGACATGCTCGTGCGGCTCTATGACCTGCCGGATTCCGGCGAACTCTACCGCAGCGTGGCCTCACAAGGCATCACCCTGCGCCGCGCCCGCGCCTTCGAGACCCACACCCTCGAGAAATTCGCCCGCGAGAATTTCTCGGAAAAATGGGCGAGCGAGATCGGGGTCGCCCTCACCCGCCAGCCGGTCTCCTGCTGGATCGCAACGCGCGAAAAACGGATCCTGGGTTTCTCCTGTTATGAGACCACCCACCGGGGCTTCTTCGGCCCCACCGGCGTGATCGAGTCCGCGCGTGGCACCGGCCTCGGCAAGGCGCTGCTCTTCAAGGCGCTCGAGTCCCTCAGCGACATCGGATACGCATACGGCATCATCGGCGGGGTCGGCCCGCGCGAGTTCTATGCGAAAAACTGCGGTGCCATCGAGATCCCCGGCAGCGATCCCGGGGTCTATGCGGACATCCTGCCATAA
- a CDS encoding tetratricopeptide repeat protein — protein sequence MVTKQVIRAASGWLELGMPDDALEELNGLSGEDRQGRKVLELELAAQMAKGSWAGASSTARQLCGQAADEPDFFLSAAYCLHEAGETEEARQLLSGGPEVLREFPVYHYNMACYLWTLGEGDSAKEHLDKAIAMDEGFLDAAKTDRDLVGMEF from the coding sequence GGGCGGCATCGGGTTGGTTGGAGCTGGGTATGCCGGACGATGCGCTGGAGGAGCTCAACGGCCTCAGCGGCGAGGACAGGCAGGGGAGGAAAGTCCTCGAACTGGAACTTGCGGCGCAGATGGCGAAGGGCAGCTGGGCTGGCGCTTCATCGACGGCGCGGCAGCTTTGCGGGCAGGCTGCGGATGAGCCTGATTTTTTCCTCAGCGCCGCCTATTGCCTCCATGAGGCCGGCGAAACCGAAGAGGCCAGGCAACTGCTTTCCGGCGGGCCGGAGGTCTTGCGGGAGTTCCCCGTCTACCATTACAACATGGCCTGCTACCTCTGGACGCTGGGCGAGGGCGATTCGGCGAAGGAGCATCTGGACAAGGCCATTGCCATGGACGAGGGCTTCCTCGACGCGGCGAAGACTGACAGGGATCTCGTGGGCATGGAATTCTGA